The sequence TTGAAAAATCATGATAGCAATATTGTTCAATATCGAAACAATAAACATTgcaaaattaaagtaaaagaaaaaaaatgacattggtACATTGCTTTTTGAGAGATGCTGGAAAAGCTTTGTGAAATCCtgagtttgtttagttttgttttttgagagaGCTGGCAAAATATTATTGAGATCCTGAGATTCTTGTGCAAGATCTTGCTGAAACTTTGCAGCATTTcgttttactcatttatttatttatttatttatttataattaatttgGGGGGGACGGGGTACAGACTGTGGCAACTTGGCAGCCAAAGGCGGACAACAAAATGCAGTAGAACCTTTAATGATGACTTTAATCTTTTCCAATGAGTGAAGTGTATGTTacaaatttgtattttgaacaGAATTTTTCTATTAGAAAATGCAAATGTAATAATATGTTTTAACGCCAGTCAACCTCCTTCAAAAAAACCTGcacataaagttttaaattttaatttttttccgtacaggcttcatttcattttaattaaaattttcatttcTAGCTTCTCTCCTGGTATGGTGGCATCTCCTGTCCTCATCCTCCTGATGGCATTGCTGCTTTTGCTACCTTGATGTACATACCCCGTTTTCTTTGTACAAACagaatttttgtatttttgtttttttttactgtttttctaaatatagttcagatttttttattattgttaaatgtgATACATATGACAAATAAAGGTTATAGTGAATACAGAATCATGATCATTGTATGCAAACTTCAGTGCTATGCTTTGTGTGTCATTACCATATATTTAAGAAATGCTTCAAACACTGTACTTTAGCATTTGTAGATTTGTATTGAAATCCATTAAAGTAATTCataattaaagctgaaatttcCTGTTGTGACTATGAATACATGCACAGTAGTGGCTCTTTGTGTAGTAGTGGCTTTATGATATTATGACCAACTCACAAAAGTCAATTTGAGtgtaagaatttttttttttgttaattattttccCTTGTGTTAATAAATGTAATCATATAATACATTTCTTATGTGTTTTAGTGGTTGGACGCATGCTAATATTAAAGTTCAAAAAAGCTTTTCGAGCCTTTCTTGAATTGCTGAACTGACACTTTCTCTAAGGTTGATACCAGACACCGTCTGAGGGAAactaatttcagctgcttgtatctgaaCTTCTTCATTTGGTTATAATCAGAATCCCATGACTTTAAGCGTTGGTTGGAACAAACTAGAAAATCGTGAGGTTTGCTCTTTAGTTGTGCTCCCACATTACTACTTCAGACCAGTACAGCACAGTTAATACTGCAGATGAGGTCTAAGTATAGATGACATGTCTTGCTCCATTTCACTATCACTAGTGAAGAATATATTGAGATGCTCAAACTTCTTCGTTTGAGTCAGAGACTAATCTCAGACCAGAATGGCACTCAGCCCTGTTCTAGTCCAAAGCCATAGCCTCAAAATTAGAGGATTTGACTATCATCCCTTTGGCTTCAGGCTCAGTGTGGAACTGCAGCATTGCATGCTGATGATCATGGCTCGAAaatgccaacagaaccacatcatacACATTACAGAAAGATGCAACCCTGAGTTTCTTAAACCAGACATCCTCAACTCCACTGCTACACCAAGAGATCTTGTTCATGAATACTCTGGACAACCTGTCCTGTAAAAGGAAACTTTTACAGCCCTGGTCTTTTCTAAAAAAGAGAATGACTTTGTTCCAAATATGTGAACAAAGCACTTGATTTTTTAAGGAAATGATAGCTGGCCAACATAGACCCTGGCACCCCATGTTCCAGTAGCACCTTCCAACCAAAATCCTCTGAAGGACAGCAGTAAGCTTTCTTCAAGTACACAAATCAGATCTGAGCTGGACAATAGACTCTCATGACCTCATCAGCAACTGTGCAGAGGTAAAGGTCAAAACCCCTCTACTTGTCCTAGATGCAACAATTATTTGCTGATTTCTTTCCAACACCTTATGACAAACTTTCCTAAGGGACAGACTAAGCAGTTTGTTTACTGGATATGTCAGCCTgcagtggaaaaagaaaatcatcttgttaaactgatcaaactggatttttaaaacaagataaaagctAGCAATACATTTACCATCGTCAGAAGCCCATTGAACTTTAGttgtcaaaacaaacatcttagGATTTTAGTGGTCTACCAAAATGTTGCtccaaaaaaacagcttttgtgttacaaatgatttattcatttttttgaatGGCCTGCactgttgttctttcagcttcttccttcTGCAGTTGTCGCCACAGCAAGcactcacatgaaagattttgcacttgttttactgtggatgcccttcctgatgtacctgggcttgaacctttAATGGCTTGCACTATAGACTCAAAATTTATCCATGAGTCATTCTCAGTAATCAGTAATTTTATTGTCAAACTCATATAGGGTGTAGCACATCAAAATGGCACTCAGCACTAGCTGGAAAACGGGTTTTACTTGTTTGGTACCTGGCAACTTTGCTTTTGTGCACAGTGAGCAGTGCTtagagaatgtgttggggatgactttcagctacaaccatacTAAATTTTAACTCAAATGATACTAAATTCTTGGTTTGATATGAATCTATAGCTCAGTGCAGAACATTCTTAAAACGATTTTAGTTTGAAGCAGAGTTTTCTTGTGATCATGGCTGTAGGGAGAACAGGCTACAGCATTTGAAAATTATATGCAGTCCATGAAAACCTGTTTGagtcacagatttatttatgtattaataAAGAgagttaataaaacaaaacatttgaaatctCAGTTGTCTTTGTACAAACATGCCATTTGTGGCTGTTTTATAAGTTAGCTTTTCTATCTTGATACAGGCATTAATTAGTTCATTTTAGTGTGTAATAAGGTGATATGACACAACAATGTATGattcagctgaaaaataaaatggtatatcgcatcaaaataaatttaaaaaggctgTTACAGCACAAACACTTAAGGAATATTAGacataaaatgcataataacATTAATCATCAAGTTTTTGTTagtcacacaaataaaactgtcctaaaagatcaaaactaaaaactacaaaaaaagctgacaaaaatgGCAGATAATAAACATAGTAAATGTGCATAACAATCCTATTAATTGGggtaaatttacatttaaaatatttgtacatCATCAAAAATCCTCAtcatcataaaaaagaaatagttgTATTCACAGAAGAGAACAATCCAAAACTTTCTGTTCTTTGTCCAAAGTACAACATGTAAAAGCAAAGCCTGTGAAATGACAAGAGAACATTTTTATCTTGGAAAAAAACCCAGTATGCTGACATGTCTGATATTtccacaaaaaatgaaactctctgCAACACTGACGCTTTAAAATGATCGAGCCTGTTTTGTGACAATGTTTTACTGATGACTGAAACACTGCTCATTTTTACTTAAACAAAGTGGCTGAAGATAAGAGAACAGAGTTAAGGACATAGtatctctgttttttaaatttgttcatttagtgTTAGACTCATCATGGAAATAAAAggctacatttttttaatgtttaacttaGTCGTCCCAGCTGCATTCTCCATGAGCACAGTAAGTACTTCCATTTTTAATCGTACTGTCctataaacatttttgaaatatttttcatgTTGCATCATTTTTTCAACAAGTGAAAAAtttgtttaacaaatgtttattcagtaaataacacaactgttttcctttgtgtgaaaaaaataactttaacactgttataacacatttaaaataaatattacaatgtTAATATAACCTGCACAGATTTAATATGTAAGAGACAATCAGCAAAATAATTTCAATGTCTTTGTCATCTTGCTGTTTACAACAGTGTTACTAggttgaaattattattttttttatctggatttATCACATTTATCTTTCTGCAAATGTTAGTGGAgctgatataaaataaataaagaaaaaacaacttatttttgaaaacattgtGGTGTTTTATCGTCAGCTAAACTGTTCCCTAACAACATTATTACCTATAGTGATATgtatattttctatattttaaacattatgttcatgttttaatcCAGCAAGAACTTGATATAATGGGTAAGTACTGTTATCTTATCTTTattcttcagtttatttcagaaacttaattttacatctttttttatgaaattgtgTGAATTTGCAAtgatcttgtgtttttgtagagATTGATGAAAATGACCTCACAGATGgtaagaataaaatgttttattaaacagactttatggtgaaatgtttgttatttttatatgtgcattttcagctaacattttgtaaaaaaaaattgaatgttttttttgtttgtttgttttagatttactACTTGATGACATACGGGAGGTAAGTTTTGTATTTCAACTGAAGAactattaaaatgtaatttgcaTTAAAACACGTCTACATGGGATGTTTTGGGGTTTCATAGTATCTcatatgttttatgtttattttatgtttatttatctcAGCCTCCAGCAAATGGTCTAAGAAGTACCATTTTTGATGCCGACATACTGTGGACATCCCCAATCCCCTATGTCTTAGACACAGGCCttggtaaaaaatatttttccatttatttaaagtaaagctTTGAGTTACTCAAAAATCAGTTGCATTGCTTGGATAAGCTGATGAATGTTAAAGGTTTGCAAACCAAGATGTACAGTTTTGTAAATTCAGACATTAGTTTTCAAttaatataacatttttattttgtttatctcTACACCACAATCTATATGAATAATGGAAGACATTAATGCTAAAGGAGTCATTCTGAGAGCGTTTGACCAGTTCAGGATAAAATCATGCATCGACTTCAAACCAAGGAAGTCTGAAGAGTATTTCCTTTCTATCCAAAAGTTAAATGGGTAtgtattattgtttattttgcttgtttttatatagGCCTCCTAACTGTTGCTGAcacaacagatttttattttttatttttgcaattttgtcaGCTGCATTACAACATTTTGAAATGGTTTACacttaaaagacaaataattccTTTTGCTCCAGCTATTATATCTGAAAGTTCAACCAGAATCAATTTAAAAGCAAAGccataaagaaaagaaacctatATGTACACACTGTATGTGTGTTGGTTTTCTGTAGTAACATTTTAAGCGTATGTTTGAAACTACTGTAGTTATTGTTGAAATGAAATGTCATATGTCTTTACTTAAAGATTTATCTGAGgatatactttatttttttatctgaaaacagGTTGTGcttttttggtaaattagatttttaatttaggtATGCCACATTAAGAATGTTACTGATATGTGTTTGTTCTATTCTAGTTGTTTTTCATATATTGGTCAAGTATTTGCCAATGGACAGAACCTCTCCATTGGGTCCAGCTGTGATCACCTCGGCATTGTTGAGCATGAGATTCTTCATGCTCTTGGCTTCTATCATGAACAGTCTAGATATGACAGAAGTGATCATATCAAGATTGTATGGGACAACATTAAAGAAGGTTTAACACTTTgttaaatgctctttttaatATATGTCAAGATGTGTGAGCTACACAAATGTATTAAAAGGATGGTCTAGTGATTTCTGAAGTGATGCTCTGTCGaatagttattaatagttagtaccttatcagctgtaaaatcagtcatagagcataaAATATGAAGATAGAGACAAAAGTCcatgtccaggctaggctaatggctagccaagtGAGTGTCAGATTCTTTAacgtttttcaggcttataaaacaaatccTACTCAAAAATGGCACACTGGGTGAACGAATGCTATGTTGGCTAATATTAAACGTCTACAGTTTAGCTTGATTagtttatcattattttttcaaCTGAACAATGTCCATGTTACTATGCAAATGTACAATAGAACATGTATTTGCTGATGGTGCTGGGACAGGCAATGTATCACTCTGCCTGATCAGCATGTCTAGTGAGTACAAAGTTTATTAAGCTCTCAGTGGACGTATCcattcagcagcttcagtaCCACCAGCATAAACAGTCTATGCTCACCACACAcattgtcatttttgagaaaaaagttgtttaataaGTCTGAAAAATGGTATGAGAAATGCCCCTAATTTGGCTGACCTTTAGCCTGACCTAAGCAaggacttctgcccttttctccatattcCTTGCTCTCTGACGTATTTTAGGGCTGATACGGTACTAACTACTGAGAACTATTtgatagaacatcacttcaaaaataaccagactATTCTTTGAACCACTTAGCAACTGTTAAATTAAAAGGAAGGAATTTCCAAAGTAAAcctagcacaaaaagtaagaaaatgccATCCTCCAAGATGCCAGTGTTGGCTCTCACAGAGtggagtttctcagatactaccTCCAGAATTTGGGAGTGGAGAGGATGGACTGGCCTGCATGCAGTCTTGACCTCAACCCCATTAAACACCTGTGGGATCAACTTGGGCGTGCTGTTTATTCTACAGTGACCAACACATCACCTTAGCTGTCTTATTACAAATGCTAGTTGAAAAATGGGACGCCATCCTGCAGCAGTGAGTGGCTGTGTATGCTTCCTCCACATGCTACTCAGGCCCCTGTTTGTTAAGTTGCcaatatgtcttgttttttaagACTACAAATATCCAATcaaataaatcactttaaacaaaagtcaatagcagaataagctgtttgcattatcagagaagatttggcaagtttttcatgggtgCAACCCACTTACTCAATTCTACTGCTCAACCTGCaaatatgtttgtttggtttttttttttacaaatgtggCACAATTTAAGGAGAAATAAACAAGCTTTCCAACTGTGTAGAATTGATTGCTAAGAAGCaaatttctttatgttttgtgctaagtttatttgaaaatgaactATATATTTGTCAAACtatgcaaaaaaaagtgttatctAATCAGTGACAAGAAAGTTGTGGTTTCAGCAGTCTCTACTCAGTTGAAGATTTTTAGAGTGCAGTATTATATGATGATTGGCTTTTATATGTCATCTAGGTTGGGAGTATAATTTCAGAAAAGTTGGCCATGAAAACAGCACCACCCATGAAACCTCATATGACTACTTGTCAGTGATGCACTATTACAAAAGTGCATTCACCAATGGCAATGGGTCTACAATTATTACCAGTGACCCCAAATTCCAAGATGTGATTGGACAAAGACTGGAAATGAGTCCTGGTGATGTTCAAGAATTGAATCTTCTCTACAAATGCAGTAAGTGcttaaaaatgatcagaattAATAGTttaactgacaaaaaaatagtGAATACAATGTGctatttttcaaagaaaaaaataaaacatttttattgtcatagatctttatttttctaaatgtttgatttattttttgacatatAATTGTATTTTCAACTCAGAAGCTTGTTGGTTGAACTATACTTATGTATGAatgtttaaaagtattttttgcaaaaaaattcTAGTCCAATGCATACATGGATCTTTGATTTGGCAGGTTCCTAAGGTGCCATCTGAAGcctattttcagtgttttattaggGATTGTGCACTACTAAAGTTTTGATCCTAAAATCACTGCTGGGAAAGATTGATATCAGCCAATACTGATTAAAAAATGTAGCTTCCcgtgtcaaaataaataaataaataaattgacccTGCCCTATACCCAAACCTTAAAAGTCTTTAGCTTGCCAGCTAACATTGCTTTTACATTTCTATTTTGGCAACTATCAATATTTACATACAAAACTTTTAAGTTTGCTCAACTTTAAAAGATCGGTGAAATATTGCAGGTTCACAGGATCAAAACTCGTTGCGGCCTTTTTGCGTGCAACTTCCATATTCTTCCCTTGCATGTGTGTAGTTTTGGATGCttctaaaatgcatttttgtgtctgccaAAATATGGTCtatatttaaagataaatttatttatttgtttatttacctttatttaaccaggcaagtcctattgagatcacagatctttTTAAGGCAAATCTTGCCTTTCTTTTATCTTCACAGAGTCATTCGTTGCATTTAAGCTGTACTGTGGCTTTTCTAATGGGACTATGTGCCAAATGAAACGGTGTACTAAGAATGGCAATGGCTGGGAAGTGGTTACTCAAGTTGATGGTGGCCCAAGTTCTGACCACACCAGTCTACCCAGTGAAAATGGAGAAAAGGGTAATGTCTCCAACTgattttagtttctcttttttttttcaatcacaAAACACAGTCATTTGAGTAATTCAGAATTTGTCTTCATTATTTTACTCAATTCCAAGTTAATTCTAATTAATGCAAATAGAAATGTTTACattcaaaagtaaaattaattGAAATCATAAAATTCTTTATCAATACTTACCAATTTATGCTTGCATAAATCTGAGAAACCACCATAAAATTACTGTGGACATGATTTTAGGGCAAGAAGAAGGATTCTTCATCCATGCCAGCACAGCATCAGGGCAAGAAGGAGACTCTGCCCGACTAGAGACTCAGACGATTAGTCCCGAAAGAGAATGTAATGTCCAGTGTTTGCAGTTCTACTATTTCCACAGTGGGAATGAATCTGATGAACTCAACATCTGGATCAGAGAGTTTCAAGATGAACAGGACACCACAGGAATCCTCCGCCTCATGGACCAGATCACCGGTAATCTTAAACTATTTACTTCAAGTAAATAGTTACCATTTGgtgcctttttttctctttgacaaCATCTACATGTACAACATTTTACTTCCGCACAGTAATGTTTAGATAGAAAAACGTAGTAATACAAAACTCCTCCCTTCAGGCCCACCAACATCTCACTGGAAGCTCCACCATGTTTCTCTGAATGCCACCGAGCAATTCCAGGTGGTGTTTGAGGTTCGGAAAGGAACAGAAAACTCTACAGGAGGCTTCTCCATTGATGACATTAATCTTTCTGAGACAGAGTGTCCACATTTAGTTTGGCAGTTTGACGACTTGGAGGAACGTTTAAACAATACTGCCTATGGAACTGTAAAATACAGTCCCCAGCAGTACTCCAAAGAGGGCTACGCTTACAGAGTAGCTGTTGTACTCAACAAAACATATGTTGGAATATTTATGCAACTTTTGTCTGGTGACTTTGATAATGAATTGGAGTGGCCCTGCCTTCAAAAGCAAATAACTTTCCAATTGCTGGATCAGAACCCGAACATGCAACAGCGAATGTCAAAGCAAAAAAGTTTCACAACCACTAGTAATAAAAGGAGTTCTCAAGGTAAGTTTACAAGAAAAtggttaaattaataaaaataacatgtatCTAATTAGCTTAAGTATTGAATCTATTTATTCATGTGTTATGTTTCATATAAACAGGTATCTTGGTCTGGGACAATCCTTGTAAGAATGGAACTGAAGTTTTACTCAAGAATAATGAGACAGCCTGTGGTGGAATTTTGTGGGGGTACCGAtattttacaagtttaaaaGAATTACAATCCAGAGATTTCCTCAAGGGAGGGTGTGCCATTTTTATGTTCAACTTTGAAGGTACTTTGCATGTTGAATCTcttactaaaactaaaataaagcaacagaaaaatgacaatgttactttttaaaagcatcacataatagacaattcatgtttgtttaattatgaataAATGGATCAGACATGGTCAACATGACATGCTGGAAGTCtggtatttgtatttttaatgaaaaaaatgtactcataaaatttatttttttcagttattgCAATCATTGAcaactaaagtaaaataaacaataagatTAGATACCTGATCCACCTTTAATTAAACCTATTTCTTTGCCCAAACTATTCCAGCTCTTTTATTGTCCAGATTATAATGCATCagtgggaaaaaagaaattgtttaatACAGACTTGAATTGTTCAAATCAccaaacattaaagttttttgttgtttgtatgtttgtttttttcgtcttttgtcattttatagATCTCACTCCACTGATTCATGGAAATACTCTACCATGCTCTGAAGTGAGACCAGTGAACATTACGCGTCCTCCCACAAATCTGTTTGAAGGCCAATGTTCGACACGGTAAGACAATGTGCCAGTATAAAAGTAGTCTCAACTTTgactttgcattttaaaacacactttGAAAAGATGTAGGATTTAGCAATGAAGTTAGATTTCAGTAATCTTTATAAGtccttttgtgtaaaaaaaaataaaaaaaataaaaataaaaaaaagctctgcaaCGTACTTGACATTCATTATGCagcataaaataaactttttttcctgatgtcAAATAACACTGGCTTTTACAGGATGACATCCACCATTAGTCCACCTATAACAACAGAAGACAAGAGGTATGCCTACATCTGTTCCTACattttacatgtgaaaaatgattttatcaATTCAAAGAACATGAATGTGAGAAAATTAGAGCTGAATATTATGTGTAATATTGTGTTACTTTTTCTTGTCAAATACTTTTGTGAATGTTACAGATTCACAATGGGCTGTTTAGACTTCACAATGAACACATTGAGTCATGCTTTTGAACTTCCtaatcttttttctctcttgtagTATTTTTTGCTTCTCTCCTGGCATGGTGGCCTCTCCTGTCATCATCTTCCTGCTGACATTGCTGCTTTTGGCTTGATTGATGTACAC is a genomic window of Kryptolebias marmoratus isolate JLee-2015 linkage group LG16, ASM164957v2, whole genome shotgun sequence containing:
- the LOC108235373 gene encoding meprin A subunit beta-like translates to MEIDENDLTDAWDVLGFHSISYVLCLFYVYLSQPPANGLRSTIFDADILWTSPIPYVLDTGLDINAKGVILRAFDQFRIKSCIDFKPRKSEEYFLSIQKLNGCFSYIGQVFANGQNLSIGSSCDHLGIVEHEILHALGFYHEQSRYDRSDHIKIVWDNIKEGWEYNFRKVGHENSTTHETSYDYLSVMHYYKSAFTNGNGSTIITSDPKFQDVIGQRLEMSPGDVQELNLLYKCKSFVAFKLYCGFSNGTMCQMKRCTKNGNGWEVVTQVDGGPSSDHTSLPSENGEKGQEEGFFIHASTASGQEGDSARLETQTISPERECNVQCLQFYYFHSGNESDELNIWIREFQDEQDTTGILRLMDQITGPPTSHWKLHHVSLNATEQFQVVFEVRKGTENSTGGFSIDDINLSETECPHLVWQFDDLEERLNNTAYGTVKYSPQQYSKEGYAYRVAVVLNKTYVGIFMQLLSGDFDNELEWPCLQKQITFQLLDQNPNMQQRMSKQKSFTTTSNKRSSQGILVWDNPCKNGTEVLLKNNETACGGILWGYRYFTSLKELQSRDFLKGGCAIFMFNFEDLTPLIHGNTLPCSEVRPVNITRPPTNLFEGQCSTRMTSTISPPITTEDKSIFCFSPGMVASPVIIFLLTLLLLA